A genomic segment from Neobacillus sp. YX16 encodes:
- a CDS encoding monovalent cation:proton antiporter family protein produces MEQHASVISLLVVVTVAFVTPILLHRLKLYFIPVVVAEIIMGLVIGKSGFNVVHEDMWLSTLSTLGFIFLMFLSGLEIDFTAFTGGKKQNTLPNGKKEPNTFLASFIIFIGIFIISLLLSYLFVFAGFIDNAFLMTLIISTISLGVVVPTLKEAHLMKSNIGQIILLVAVVADLVTMILLAIFVSIYDPGQGNTWLLLILFAAGVVLYFVGKRFKNRPLLESLSKGTVQIGTRAVFMLIIVLVGLSETVGAENILGAFLAGVLVSLLSPNQELIHKLDSFGYGFLIPIFFVMIGVELDVWSLFADRKLLLLIPLLLLGLLLSKIVPVYLLKIWYDTKTVLASGFLLTSTLSLVIAAATIGERMEVITPEMSGTLILVAVITSIFTPIAFKKLFPKEVGANPKVRIAFLGANQVTLPVSRELKSGLYEPTLYHTRMDKSDKLISNSLFDIVEIFDYSLETIETNKIFQTDIVVISTGQDQTNASLALKAKEMGVSRVIVRIESPEFEQSLRENEIEVFSSFMSTKTLLRALIETPSVMNILTNQESSLYEIRMQNEQYDGMTLRRFPFTGDVIFVRIFRGKDSIVPHGDTELLLNDRLIVTGSKEYVDELKRELEF; encoded by the coding sequence ATGGAACAACATGCTTCTGTAATATCTTTACTGGTGGTAGTGACGGTTGCTTTTGTAACCCCAATTTTACTACACCGATTAAAATTATATTTTATCCCGGTTGTAGTTGCAGAAATAATTATGGGACTTGTGATTGGGAAAAGCGGCTTCAATGTAGTTCATGAAGATATGTGGTTATCAACACTTTCGACACTTGGCTTTATTTTCCTCATGTTTCTTAGTGGATTAGAAATTGATTTTACTGCCTTCACAGGAGGGAAGAAACAAAATACACTTCCAAATGGTAAAAAGGAACCGAACACCTTCTTGGCCTCATTTATCATTTTTATTGGTATATTTATTATTTCCCTGTTGTTATCCTATTTGTTTGTATTTGCAGGTTTTATAGACAACGCATTTTTAATGACGCTCATAATATCAACGATATCCCTAGGGGTTGTGGTTCCGACTTTAAAAGAAGCACACCTGATGAAATCCAACATTGGCCAAATCATACTATTGGTTGCAGTGGTGGCTGATTTAGTGACCATGATCCTCTTGGCCATATTTGTGTCAATTTATGATCCAGGACAAGGGAATACATGGCTTCTGCTTATATTGTTTGCTGCTGGTGTTGTTTTGTATTTTGTTGGTAAACGTTTTAAAAATCGTCCCTTGCTTGAATCATTGTCAAAAGGGACTGTACAAATCGGAACCCGTGCAGTATTTATGCTCATTATAGTATTAGTTGGACTCTCAGAAACAGTAGGTGCAGAAAATATCCTAGGAGCTTTCCTGGCAGGCGTATTGGTATCTCTTCTATCTCCAAATCAAGAACTAATCCATAAACTAGATTCCTTTGGTTATGGTTTCTTAATACCAATCTTTTTTGTAATGATTGGTGTGGAACTAGATGTTTGGTCTTTATTTGCGGATAGAAAGCTTTTGTTATTAATACCGCTTTTATTATTAGGACTTCTGCTATCAAAGATAGTCCCAGTATATCTATTGAAAATCTGGTATGATACAAAAACAGTGCTTGCATCGGGTTTCTTACTTACGTCTACACTATCGTTAGTAATTGCAGCGGCGACAATTGGAGAGCGTATGGAGGTCATTACTCCGGAGATGAGTGGAACCCTTATTCTCGTTGCCGTCATCACTTCCATTTTTACACCGATAGCCTTTAAGAAATTGTTCCCAAAAGAAGTGGGTGCCAATCCAAAAGTAAGAATTGCATTTTTAGGTGCAAACCAAGTTACGCTTCCTGTTTCAAGGGAACTAAAATCAGGTTTATATGAACCAACCCTCTATCATACAAGAATGGACAAATCAGATAAACTTATCTCTAATTCATTATTTGATATCGTTGAGATTTTTGATTATTCGTTAGAAACAATTGAAACGAATAAGATTTTTCAAACGGATATTGTTGTCATTTCCACTGGCCAGGATCAGACAAATGCAAGCTTAGCATTGAAGGCTAAGGAAATGGGTGTTTCCAGGGTAATTGTTCGTATTGAAAGTCCCGAATTTGAGCAAAGTCTGAGAGAAAATGAAATTGAAGTTTTCTCATCCTTCATGTCAACGAAAACATTGTTGCGGGCATTAATTGAAACACCAAGTGTAATGAACATATTAACCAATCAAGAAAGCTCGCTTTATGAAATAAGAATGCAAAATGAGCAGTACGACGGAATGACGCTAAGAAGGTTTCCGTTTACAGGAGATGTTATTTTTGTTCGTATATTTCGAGGAAAGGATTCGATTGTACCACATGGTGATACGGAACTGCTCCTAAATGATCGTTTGATTGTAACGGGGTCAAAAGAGTATGTAGATGAGCTAAAAAGGGAATTAGAATTCTAA
- the fabI gene encoding enoyl-ACP reductase FabI, protein MNLSLTGKTYVVMGVANKRSIAWGIARSLNNAGARLIFTYAGERLEGSVRELAESLEAEGTLVLPCDVTKDEDVAKCFADIKEAVGTIHGVAHCIAFANKEELNGEYMNTTREGFLLAHNISSYSLTAVAKEARGLMTEGGSIVTLTYLGGERVIQNYNVMGVAKASLDASVRYLAEDLGREGIRVNSISAGPIRTLSAKGISDFNLITKVIEEKAPLRRATTPEEVGDTALFLFSDLSRGITGENIHVDSGFHIL, encoded by the coding sequence ATGAATCTTTCTTTAACTGGAAAAACATATGTAGTAATGGGGGTAGCAAATAAACGTAGTATCGCATGGGGAATCGCTCGGTCACTAAACAATGCTGGTGCACGTTTGATCTTTACCTATGCAGGGGAAAGGCTTGAAGGCAGCGTCCGTGAATTAGCTGAATCATTAGAAGCAGAAGGAACTCTTGTGCTTCCTTGTGATGTTACCAAAGATGAAGATGTGGCTAAATGCTTTGCTGATATTAAGGAAGCTGTAGGTACCATCCATGGTGTTGCACACTGTATTGCATTTGCTAACAAAGAAGAATTAAACGGGGAATATATGAACACTACAAGGGAAGGATTCTTGTTGGCTCATAATATTAGTTCTTATTCTCTAACTGCTGTAGCAAAAGAGGCTCGGGGATTAATGACAGAAGGCGGAAGTATCGTCACATTAACATATCTAGGCGGAGAACGAGTTATACAGAATTATAATGTAATGGGTGTTGCAAAGGCTTCTCTTGATGCAAGCGTTCGTTATTTGGCTGAAGATTTAGGCAGGGAAGGGATTCGTGTCAATTCAATCTCGGCAGGACCGATTAGAACCCTATCAGCAAAAGGTATTAGTGATTTTAATCTAATTACAAAAGTGATTGAAGAAAAAGCACCTTTACGTAGAGCTACAACGCCAGAAGAAGTCGGTGATACTGCACTATTCCTATTCAGTGATCTTTCTCGAGGAATCACGGGTGAGAATATTCACGTTGATTCAGGATTTCACATTTTATAA
- a CDS encoding CotO family spore coat protein: MEKKEKRGPILYVSQTFLNTPVKNNQEIFTTRQEVQLPIEEPLLEEESNKESNKESKKESNKESKKESNKESNKESNKESKKESNKESKKESKKKFFEVSLAKTELPKEPKDKEAVQNHSIPPKQEKPRTFNKVKGFREMNLMERLEYLENFPKALPPVPCVFYTEEKNLQGYLVEYNEQDVTIRFPNQTTETISLKNLKDVMMIGINR; the protein is encoded by the coding sequence ATGGAGAAAAAGGAAAAACGTGGACCGATACTTTATGTTTCACAGACGTTTTTAAATACACCTGTAAAAAACAATCAGGAAATTTTTACAACCAGGCAGGAGGTTCAGCTGCCAATTGAAGAACCACTGCTAGAGGAGGAAAGCAACAAGGAAAGCAACAAGGAAAGCAAGAAGGAAAGCAACAAGGAAAGCAAGAAGGAAAGCAACAAGGAAAGCAACAAGGAAAGCAACAAGGAAAGCAAGAAGGAAAGCAACAAGGAAAGCAAGAAGGAAAGCAAGAAAAAGTTCTTTGAAGTTTCACTTGCAAAGACAGAATTACCTAAAGAGCCTAAAGATAAAGAAGCGGTGCAGAACCACAGTATTCCACCAAAACAAGAAAAACCCCGTACATTTAACAAAGTAAAAGGCTTTAGAGAAATGAACCTTATGGAGCGTTTAGAATACCTTGAAAATTTCCCTAAAGCATTGCCGCCAGTTCCTTGCGTCTTTTATACCGAAGAAAAGAATTTACAAGGATATTTAGTTGAATATAATGAACAGGATGTAACGATTCGCTTTCCAAATCAAACAACTGAGACCATTTCTTTAAAAAACTTAAAAGATGTCATGATGATTGGCATAAACAGGTAA
- a CDS encoding CotY/CotZ family spore coat protein has protein sequence MGCGGNSDSRSSNGCVCDVVRAIKDIQDNAVLDDDCVDCPSCFLEPLGSLVSPARRDRADTRVFVLKNADGSPFHAFFSGEGNACVSIFFRVEDIFDNCCATLRVLIPGRREGGNFIPINLVAGGDRCCINLERVCQVERFRASNDCITVDLNCFCAIQCIADVDLGLCD, from the coding sequence ATGGGTTGTGGCGGAAATAGTGACTCACGGAGCAGCAATGGCTGTGTATGTGATGTTGTTCGTGCTATAAAAGATATCCAGGATAATGCTGTACTAGATGATGATTGTGTAGATTGTCCAAGTTGTTTCTTGGAACCACTTGGTTCACTAGTGTCACCAGCAAGAAGAGATCGTGCAGATACTCGTGTTTTTGTATTAAAAAACGCTGATGGTTCACCATTCCACGCGTTCTTTAGCGGCGAAGGCAATGCATGTGTATCAATTTTCTTTCGCGTAGAAGATATATTTGATAATTGTTGTGCAACACTTCGTGTTCTCATTCCAGGGCGCAGAGAAGGCGGGAACTTTATCCCAATTAACCTAGTAGCCGGCGGAGACAGATGTTGTATTAACCTAGAAAGAGTTTGTCAAGTTGAACGCTTCCGTGCCAGCAATGACTGTATTACAGTTGATTTAAATTGTTTCTGTGCTATACAATGTATTGCTGATGTAGACCTTGGTCTATGTGACTAA
- a CDS encoding DUF1360 domain-containing protein, translated as MNIDFLTFIILGLACFRLTRLIVFDKITEFLRQPFFDEIAEENEDGTVEVYYLPKRTPIKKFIGELLSCYWCTGVWISAAVITGYLFFPALFVPIILVFAVAGLAAILESVVQLWI; from the coding sequence ATGAACATTGATTTTTTAACTTTTATTATATTAGGATTAGCCTGCTTTCGATTAACAAGGCTTATTGTTTTTGACAAAATAACTGAATTTCTTAGGCAGCCCTTTTTTGATGAAATAGCAGAAGAAAATGAAGATGGTACAGTAGAGGTGTATTATCTTCCGAAGAGGACACCTATTAAAAAATTTATTGGGGAGCTGCTAAGCTGTTATTGGTGTACGGGCGTGTGGATTTCAGCAGCAGTTATAACTGGGTACCTTTTTTTCCCGGCCCTATTTGTACCAATTATTCTCGTATTTGCAGTTGCGGGTTTGGCAGCAATTTTGGAATCTGTTGTTCAGCTTTGGATATAA
- a CDS encoding YhcN/YlaJ family sporulation lipoprotein: MKTTNPNPTVTENKGQDKAEKIEKEVESFDEIYDVAVVKGKKDTLVVYKVKHMQRFNMKKIEKNLNKTLEKKHPKENFTVSSDYKIFLEVVRLVERKNNGTLSDKQAEKRFNEIVKMTSDMK; this comes from the coding sequence ATGAAAACGACCAATCCTAACCCGACTGTTACTGAGAATAAGGGCCAGGACAAAGCAGAAAAAATTGAGAAGGAAGTAGAAAGTTTCGATGAAATTTATGATGTTGCAGTTGTGAAAGGGAAGAAGGATACACTTGTTGTATATAAAGTGAAGCATATGCAACGATTCAATATGAAAAAAATCGAAAAGAATTTAAACAAAACACTAGAAAAAAAGCATCCGAAGGAAAACTTTACAGTGTCGAGTGACTATAAGATATTTTTAGAAGTTGTGCGCCTAGTTGAGAGGAAAAACAATGGAACTCTTTCTGATAAGCAGGCAGAAAAACGTTTTAACGAAATCGTTAAAATGACATCAGATATGAAGTAA
- the spoVAC gene encoding stage V sporulation protein AC, with translation MASKQKNMTPQQQKYQQLQQKHELKRPVLKNCIKAFWVGGLICAVGQAISYFYIYFFHFTEQNVGNPTVATMVFLSMLLTGFGVYDRLGQFAGAGSAVPVTGFGNAVISAAIEHRTEGFVLGVGGNMFKLAGSVILFGVFSAFVVALIKTLLGMWGVL, from the coding sequence ATGGCGAGCAAGCAGAAAAATATGACACCCCAGCAGCAAAAATATCAGCAGCTCCAGCAGAAACATGAACTTAAACGACCTGTCCTAAAGAATTGTATAAAGGCATTTTGGGTGGGTGGTTTAATATGCGCTGTGGGGCAAGCAATAAGTTATTTTTACATTTACTTTTTCCATTTCACAGAACAGAATGTTGGTAATCCGACAGTAGCAACAATGGTATTCCTGTCAATGCTGCTAACAGGATTCGGCGTCTACGATCGCCTCGGACAGTTTGCTGGTGCTGGAAGTGCGGTGCCTGTCACTGGATTTGGGAATGCAGTTATTTCTGCTGCAATAGAGCACCGAACTGAAGGCTTTGTTTTAGGTGTTGGCGGGAATATGTTCAAGCTTGCTGGCTCAGTCATTCTATTCGGAGTGTTCTCTGCGTTTGTTGTTGCACTAATTAAAACGCTGCTGGGAATGTGGGGGGTTTTGTAA
- the spoVAD gene encoding stage V sporulation protein AD — protein MLKGHQSWVFNNRPMISATGVSGGPFEANGNLANDFDILHEDLWMGMDSYEKAQRVLLEEAVRTTLAKAKIEKEQVEFLFAGDLINQITPTSFAARTMQIPYFGLFGACSTSMEGLALASFVVNYQGARNVLTGASSHNAATEKQFRYPTEYGGQKPPTAQWTVTGAGVGLITQNSPGQQLPVTTSATIGRVIDMGLSDPFNMGGAMAPAAADTIMAHFRDMELDPSYYDLIITGDLGRIGHDTAFELLGKSGLKLERKQFQDCGLLLYKDDQPVQAGGSGAGCSAVVLYGHILNQMQKGRYKRILVVATGALLSPLSFQQKESIPCIAHAVAIEMNEEGR, from the coding sequence TTGTTAAAAGGGCATCAATCTTGGGTTTTTAATAACCGGCCAATGATATCAGCAACAGGTGTTTCCGGCGGCCCCTTTGAGGCAAATGGAAATTTAGCCAATGACTTTGATATCCTTCATGAGGATTTATGGATGGGGATGGATTCCTACGAGAAGGCACAAAGAGTTCTACTGGAAGAGGCAGTAAGAACCACATTAGCGAAAGCGAAAATAGAGAAAGAACAAGTTGAATTTTTATTTGCTGGAGACCTTATTAATCAAATAACTCCTACTAGTTTTGCGGCAAGAACCATGCAAATTCCTTATTTCGGACTTTTTGGAGCTTGCTCAACTTCAATGGAAGGATTAGCATTAGCATCTTTTGTTGTCAATTACCAAGGGGCAAGAAATGTGTTAACTGGAGCCTCAAGCCATAATGCTGCTACTGAAAAACAATTTCGTTATCCAACTGAGTATGGAGGACAGAAGCCTCCTACGGCACAATGGACAGTTACAGGTGCTGGGGTTGGCCTGATTACACAAAATAGCCCTGGACAACAGCTGCCTGTTACCACCTCAGCAACGATTGGAAGGGTAATCGATATGGGATTGTCTGATCCTTTTAATATGGGAGGAGCCATGGCGCCTGCGGCGGCAGATACCATCATGGCCCATTTTCGCGATATGGAACTAGACCCCTCTTACTATGATTTAATTATTACAGGTGACTTGGGCAGAATTGGACATGACACCGCATTTGAATTACTTGGGAAGAGTGGGCTTAAATTAGAACGGAAACAATTTCAAGATTGTGGTCTATTACTTTATAAGGATGATCAGCCGGTTCAAGCTGGGGGGAGCGGTGCGGGTTGTTCAGCTGTTGTTTTATATGGCCATATACTAAACCAGATGCAAAAGGGAAGGTATAAGCGGATATTAGTAGTTGCAACTGGAGCGCTTTTGTCACCGCTTAGTTTTCAACAAAAAGAATCGATTCCATGTATCGCTCATGCGGTGGCCATTGAAATGAATGAAGAGGGAAGGTAA
- the spoVAE gene encoding stage V sporulation protein AE, producing the protein MLAMFFWAFVVGGFICVIGQLLFDVAKLTPGHTLSLLVVAGAILDGFGLYEPLVDFAGAGATIPITSFGNSLVHGALQDAEVHGLIGVLTGMFQVTSSGISAAIIFGFIGALIFKPKG; encoded by the coding sequence ATGTTAGCAATGTTTTTTTGGGCATTTGTGGTTGGGGGATTCATTTGTGTGATCGGACAGCTTCTATTTGACGTTGCTAAGCTTACACCTGGCCATACACTAAGCTTGCTTGTAGTGGCAGGTGCCATATTAGATGGATTCGGGCTGTATGAACCACTAGTGGATTTTGCCGGTGCAGGTGCAACTATCCCTATCACAAGCTTTGGTAATTCCTTAGTCCATGGTGCCTTACAGGACGCAGAAGTTCATGGACTGATTGGAGTTTTAACTGGCATGTTTCAGGTTACCAGTTCTGGTATCTCAGCGGCAATTATTTTTGGATTTATTGGGGCCTTAATCTTTAAACCAAAGGGTTAA
- a CDS encoding YjcZ family sporulation protein, which yields MFGGYGGYGGCGYGGGYGGGSTFVLIVVLFILLIIVGASFF from the coding sequence ATGTTTGGTGGATATGGTGGATATGGCGGCTGTGGCTACGGCGGTGGATATGGCGGCGGTTCAACTTTTGTTTTAATCGTCGTATTATTCATTCTTTTAATCATCGTGGGCGCAAGCTTCTTTTAA
- a CDS encoding stage VI sporulation protein F, producing MDNGFFKNVEKKTGVNMKDILELANSLQNANFKDEKTVRNVIRRVSQIANKPVNKETEDKIVQSIVNDGKQLDFNTISKMINKK from the coding sequence ATGGATAATGGTTTCTTTAAAAATGTTGAAAAGAAAACAGGCGTTAATATGAAAGATATTCTTGAATTAGCGAATTCCTTACAAAATGCGAATTTTAAAGATGAAAAAACCGTTCGCAATGTTATCCGCCGCGTTTCGCAAATTGCAAACAAGCCAGTAAATAAAGAAACGGAAGATAAAATTGTGCAATCTATCGTAAACGATGGAAAACAACTCGATTTCAATACAATTTCAAAGATGATTAATAAAAAATAA
- a CDS encoding ATP-dependent helicase: MKTAMHQNQRIVLDQVAREQYQLIYLQGKNGELSCPVCQEKVRLFLGILEQPYFYHIKSPETSCPEPVIEEMEPIMVERNGFRIPQGRTIIETSKSTSLFRPSKTIKCSLPFIKTEGANHLDHDSYLRELATNGVILDKSQAAAVVETEGSLLVLAGAGSGKTRVLTARTAYMLNVKKIDPRTIMLVTFTSKAAGEMKNRLITYPQINKGQINNLVTGTFHSIFYRILMFHEGSNWSGERLLKKEWQRDKILKEAGKEIDLSEKEFAYDLALQQIGFWKNSLLFPHEVKPLTDWEEKAAFLYKKYEEYKAQKGLFDFDDMLIGCYQLLSTRPSLLELYQNRFHYFLIDEFQDINKVQYELIKLLSDKNKNVCAVGDDDQAIYSFRGSDPSYLLEFEKDFPYAKLVSLEQNYRSSHEIVSAANEMIMKNKVRRFKKMKAQFESGTSPILFFPFDEEEEATMIVTDIQEKIVHGAKPTDFAILYRTNAGSRAVFERLASSNLPFKIDLDSEAFYERHIVKSVLSFIKISLDEDDNQALANIFPALYLSQHALKDIKAESILKDCTYLEALSHLKTKHAFQEKKLKKAVQHIRSLKFASPLKSIEIIEKELGFLDFLKKRGNESSQQDKGSDDLKDLKVAAKSFTSIQAFLSHAEHMSAMNKEIKNLSKHFPDAISLSTIHRAKGLEYKNVYIIGAVDGSLPHDYALEGSRNGDFAALEEERRLFYVAMTRAKFELLLSVPQNRRGKKANPSRFLTPLTKKNKK; the protein is encoded by the coding sequence ATGAAAACTGCTATGCATCAAAATCAAAGGATTGTTCTTGACCAAGTAGCCCGAGAACAATATCAATTAATATATTTGCAGGGAAAAAACGGTGAGTTATCCTGCCCTGTCTGTCAGGAAAAGGTACGGTTATTTCTTGGTATACTGGAACAACCTTATTTTTATCATATTAAATCTCCTGAAACTTCATGTCCAGAACCAGTAATTGAAGAAATGGAACCGATTATGGTGGAGCGAAATGGATTTCGTATCCCCCAAGGAAGAACCATTATTGAAACATCTAAAAGTACCAGCTTATTCCGTCCATCAAAAACTATCAAATGCTCCCTGCCCTTTATAAAAACCGAAGGTGCAAACCACCTTGATCATGACTCCTATCTAAGAGAACTGGCCACAAATGGAGTTATACTCGATAAAAGTCAAGCAGCAGCTGTTGTGGAAACTGAAGGCTCATTATTAGTCCTTGCTGGTGCAGGCAGCGGGAAAACACGAGTACTCACAGCGCGTACCGCTTATATGTTAAATGTAAAAAAAATTGACCCGCGCACCATCATGCTCGTCACATTTACCTCAAAAGCTGCTGGTGAAATGAAAAATCGTTTGATTACTTATCCGCAGATTAATAAGGGACAAATAAATAACCTGGTGACCGGCACCTTCCATAGTATTTTTTATCGTATTCTTATGTTTCATGAGGGGAGTAATTGGTCCGGAGAACGTCTGTTGAAGAAGGAGTGGCAGCGCGATAAGATTTTGAAAGAGGCTGGGAAGGAAATCGATTTATCTGAGAAGGAATTCGCCTATGATTTAGCCCTACAGCAAATTGGCTTTTGGAAGAATTCACTTCTATTTCCTCATGAAGTGAAGCCGCTGACAGATTGGGAAGAAAAAGCTGCCTTTCTTTATAAGAAATATGAGGAATATAAAGCACAAAAAGGCTTATTTGATTTTGACGATATGCTGATTGGCTGCTATCAGCTGCTGAGCACCAGACCATCGCTGCTTGAACTTTACCAGAATCGCTTTCATTATTTTCTTATTGATGAATTTCAAGATATTAATAAGGTCCAATATGAACTGATAAAGCTGCTCTCAGACAAGAATAAAAATGTTTGTGCCGTAGGGGACGACGATCAGGCCATCTATTCCTTCCGAGGCAGCGACCCTAGTTATCTGTTAGAGTTTGAAAAGGACTTTCCATATGCAAAATTAGTTTCACTGGAGCAAAACTACCGTTCATCCCATGAAATTGTCTCTGCTGCCAATGAGATGATCATGAAGAACAAGGTTAGAAGATTTAAGAAAATGAAAGCACAATTTGAATCTGGTACCTCCCCTATCCTCTTCTTTCCTTTTGATGAAGAGGAAGAAGCAACGATGATTGTAACCGACATCCAAGAGAAAATTGTGCATGGAGCAAAACCAACTGATTTTGCGATTTTGTATCGGACCAATGCAGGGTCACGAGCGGTATTTGAACGTTTAGCAAGTTCAAACCTGCCTTTTAAAATTGATTTAGATTCAGAGGCTTTTTATGAACGACACATTGTAAAAAGCGTTCTTTCATTTATAAAAATAAGCTTAGATGAAGATGACAATCAGGCATTAGCTAATATTTTTCCTGCTCTATATCTGAGTCAGCATGCACTAAAGGATATTAAGGCTGAAAGCATACTAAAAGATTGTACCTATCTGGAGGCGCTTTCCCATTTAAAAACAAAACATGCTTTTCAAGAAAAAAAATTAAAAAAGGCCGTGCAGCACATTCGCTCGTTGAAATTTGCCTCCCCGCTTAAATCAATCGAAATCATTGAAAAGGAATTAGGTTTTCTTGACTTTTTGAAAAAACGAGGAAATGAATCGAGTCAGCAAGATAAAGGCTCCGATGATTTAAAGGATTTAAAGGTTGCAGCAAAAAGCTTTACGAGTATTCAAGCCTTCCTATCACATGCGGAGCATATGTCCGCGATGAACAAAGAAATTAAAAATTTAAGTAAGCATTTTCCTGACGCCATTAGTCTAAGTACCATCCATCGGGCAAAGGGATTAGAATACAAAAACGTATATATCATTGGAGCGGTCGATGGCAGCCTGCCGCATGATTACGCTTTAGAAGGCTCAAGAAATGGCGACTTTGCAGCACTAGAGGAAGAAAGAAGACTTTTTTATGTAGCGATGACACGAGCAAAGTTTGAGCTACTTCTCTCTGTTCCCCAGAATCGAAGAGGTAAAAAGGCTAATCCTTCCCGTTTTTTAACACCTTTAACAAAAAAAAATAAAAAATAA
- a CDS encoding GNAT family N-acetyltransferase, whose translation MNVKVVENEKELEDAFCVRRTVFIDEQNVPAEEEIDQYEEDAVHFVSYLEGSPIAAGRFRVIDGFGKVERICVLKEARKTGAGKAIMSEIEAYALENELHKLKLNAQTHAIPFYAGLGYEVVSEEFLDAGIPHKTMIKKI comes from the coding sequence GTGAATGTAAAAGTTGTAGAAAATGAAAAAGAACTTGAAGATGCTTTTTGTGTCAGAAGAACTGTCTTTATTGACGAGCAAAATGTCCCTGCCGAAGAAGAAATTGATCAATATGAGGAAGACGCTGTACATTTCGTTTCCTACCTGGAAGGCTCACCGATTGCAGCTGGCCGCTTTCGTGTTATAGATGGTTTTGGGAAGGTAGAACGAATTTGTGTATTAAAGGAAGCTAGAAAAACTGGCGCTGGAAAAGCCATTATGAGTGAAATTGAAGCTTATGCTCTCGAAAATGAACTACATAAATTAAAGTTAAATGCTCAAACACACGCTATCCCATTTTACGCTGGTCTCGGTTATGAGGTTGTTTCCGAAGAATTTCTAGACGCTGGGATTCCTCATAAAACCATGATAAAAAAAATTTAA
- a CDS encoding YjcG family protein produces the protein MKFGVVIFPSKKLQDLANSYRKRYDPHYSLITPHLTLKNSFEAKEEDVVYFADKLRQIASNTNTFTLKTTKISSFQPVNNVIYFKVEPTEELNLLHHEINQEFSEQNLEYAFVPHITIGQELSNDEHSDVYGSLRMKRFDHEESVDRFHLLYQLENGSWTVYETFRLGKE, from the coding sequence ATGAAATTTGGAGTTGTTATTTTTCCATCAAAAAAACTACAAGATTTAGCTAATTCCTATCGTAAGCGTTATGACCCGCATTATTCACTCATCACTCCACACCTAACGTTGAAAAATTCATTTGAAGCAAAGGAAGAGGATGTTGTTTACTTTGCTGATAAATTAAGGCAAATAGCAAGCAATACTAATACGTTTACATTAAAAACAACAAAAATCAGCTCTTTTCAGCCCGTAAATAATGTTATCTACTTTAAAGTAGAGCCAACCGAAGAGTTAAATTTATTACATCATGAAATCAATCAAGAATTTAGTGAGCAAAATTTAGAATATGCTTTCGTTCCACATATTACGATTGGTCAAGAGCTTTCAAATGATGAGCATTCAGATGTTTATGGCTCATTAAGAATGAAAAGATTTGATCATGAAGAAAGTGTTGACCGCTTCCATTTACTCTATCAGTTAGAAAATGGTTCTTGGACGGTTTACGAAACATTTCGCCTAGGAAAGGAATAA